GGCTTATATATGCGGAGTTTACTAACCATAGTTGCGAATTCTCTTATAAAAGTGAATATAATTGACAAGTGTGGTCCTACTTCCAATTCCCAAATCGTGCTCAAGAATAAGAAGTAGTTCAATACAACTTGTTCATATACTCCcaaaaaaaactttttaaaattatggATGGTGGTGATAAGATGACTGAATGGACGAGTTGAATAATTTCAATACAACTTGTTCATatactccaaaaaaaaaaaaaaactttttaaaattatggATGGTGGTGATAAGATGACTGAATGGATGAGTTGaataaagtgtcaaaatgggtaaagcTAAGTACAAACCAGAACGAGTCAAGCTGACCCAAAAATACTCTGTCTTCCAAATTTAAAAAATCATTGACTTATGAGGTTGTAACTAAAAATATACTCAGGAGGTTGCATACTTGCATGCATTAGCAAATCTACccattattaagtaaatgggtcAAAGTTACCCATCTTTTGTTGTGACCACTAGCATACTGCATATAAAACGTATAACTGTTTGCCCCATAGACTAGGATTGTGACCATACACTGAATAGACCATATTAGGAGTATTTtttagtatgaatgtttttgattaATAACTGGAGAAACCAAAAAGTATTATGCAATTATAGAAACATACCCGTGTCCTACTATGCAAGGGAAAGAGGAATTCAaggatattaatattataaagacaCAATGCAAGTGTGGTGTCACATCAAGATTAGTAAGCTCACAAAGCAAGTTGTATCACTTCGGCCCGAAAGGGAACCAATAAAAAAGAATAATACCATATTCACCTACTTTAAGCAGCATCATCCTAATTCTTCAAATGCATTACTACACCGTCCCCTTAATAAAATTACTTCTAGTATTACTATCTTTATTACCCTGCCTATAAAAGAAATAACAGAGTATTTCATACAATGGATCTTTCATAATCATTACTACTGCCACTAATGTTCATAACTATAAAAAGCAAAACACCAGAACAAGAATTCAAACGCAATAATGTCAGCACAAGTTGGCTTCGATCAATACTATTAGAAAGTTGATTCAATGTGTGACTTATCCCTTCTAAATTACGTAACAAAAAAAAGTAAATGTAAGAATATAAATTGAATATAAATTGGATCTTCAATTCAACTATTACTGTGATTGATCTCCAAATCTTGCAATGTGTGCATCACCTAGCTTCATCATCATTTAGTGCGTCTGATTGATTAAGCAGAAGTAGTGATTCTATGTAGGAGGAGTCAAAAGAGTCACAATCGACATATAACCCAAGATTGTTGAACTGTTTCGAGTCAGGTTCATAAGCTACAAGCTCCTTTCTATATTCATCAATTTTTTCTTTTACTATTATAAGTTGGTCATTATTCCTAAATCCCAATACTTTCCACCACCTCTCTGGGGAGGTAACATTGAAGAGTTCGATAAACGATTTTGAAACATGGTCCATCAACCACACCTTGTGAAATTCTTCATTTGAGCCACTTATTTCTCTTTGAACGACTCCTATAGACCCTCTTAAATTAAATATTTGGAAAGGATTGTGGGATAACTTGTTTGGAACACTTATTTTTTTAAATTCTTCACTTGTCAAATCAAACGATACAATAAAATTATCGCAAGGACCTATAACGACACACCAATAAATAAACCCCTTAATAACCAATGGGGTTTGGACGTAAAACCCGATATTAAACCATTTACTAGGAAGTTTGGTTAACGGACTTCTCCACACCCCTCCACTTAACGTAAATACCTCAACTCTCCAAGCTTTACGTTTAGGCTTGAATCAATAACCTGGAATATAATCATCATATGGAAGAATAGCTATATTTATTCTGACAATCTTAGGGTCAAGAGACTTAGGACAAACTCCAAAACCGACAGAACCACCTCCATTATAAGACACATCAATTGTTACTGATTTTCTTATGGATGGATTCCAAATAACGTAACGATTGAAATAATCATCTTCACCTAGATATTCATTATTAAAACAAAGCAAACCGTGCGAGCTACCCACAAACTTAGAAACTAGTTTTGCGGACTGAGAATACCTCAAGGAGATCATGTGTTGGGggaaagtatcatcatcatcatcatcaactatcCAACAATACCTTCCTCTTTCAAGATCATCAGCCACATAACCTGTGTACACCCTTAAAAGAAGACGTTTTCTCTGCGCCTGGCCGATAATGTAATTGGAATTAAATTCAGAGCTATCAATCAAAGACTTCCATTCTTTCGAGACCGATCTAAATCGAATAAGCGATTTAACAGGAAGATGACAAAAGATTTTGATTTGTATTTCCAAAATCATGTAATTTGACATCTTTTTTTGTTTTGCCGTCTTTTCTGTTTTGCAGAGCTACGTAAAAGTAGGGTAACCTAGTtatctattaatatttatttatacacaaagTTTAGAGGAATTTGAATGCATGAAAATCTCTGTTTTTTTTTTTCCCTTTTGAAAACTACGGAGTATATGAAAAATCTAACCTTTAATTATCTCTAATTATT
This genomic stretch from Rutidosis leptorrhynchoides isolate AG116_Rl617_1_P2 chromosome 11, CSIRO_AGI_Rlap_v1, whole genome shotgun sequence harbors:
- the LOC139874341 gene encoding putative F-box protein At3g47150, which codes for MSNYMILEIQIKIFCHLPVKSLIRFRSVSKEWKSLIDSSEFNSNYIIGQAQRKRLLLRVYTGYVADDLERGRYCWIVDDDDDDTFPQHMISLRYSQSAKLVSKFVGSSHGLLCFNNEYLGEDDYFNRYVIWNPSIRKSVTIDVSYNGGGSVGFGVCPKSLDPKIVRINIAILPYDDYIPGPCDNFIVSFDLTSEEFKKISVPNKLSHNPFQIFNLRGSIGVVQREISGSNEEFHKVWLMDHVSKSFIELFNVTSPERWWKVLGFRNNDQLIIVKEKIDEYRKELVAYEPDSKQFNNLGLYVDCDSFDSSYIESLLLLNQSDALNDDEAR